The sequence GACCTCGACTGCGTCGTGGGCTGCCGGCGGCTGGTCGGCAGGGAGGCGGTGCTCGCCGGCGGCTCGTCCGGGGCGGTGGTCGCGGCGCTCCAGCAGATCGGCGACGAGATCCCGCCCGGCGCCACCTGCGTGCTGGTCTTCCCCGACCGGGGCGACCGCTACCTCGACACCATCTACGACGACTTCTGGGTGAGCGAGCGGTTCGGCGAGGTCGCGCAGCTCTGGAAGCCCGAACTCCCCGTTCCCTCCGCCTGACGGGCCGCCGGGCACGCGCACCCGGCGGCCCGGCACACCCTCCCCGGCACACCCTTTCCCCGGCGGCCCGGCGCCCGGTCCCACCGGCGCCCGGGTCCCACCGCCGCCGGCGTTCCGGCCGGCCGGTGGCCCGTGCGGCCGCCGCCGGGACCCGACTTCGCCACCCGATCTGTCACGCCTTCACCGGCACCGCGGCGGCGCCCCGGGCCACGAGGCCCCGGCCGCCGCCGCCCGAATATGGAGGGGGTATGGCGGCCCTCGCCAGCATCGGAAGGCTGACAGGCATCCATGACTGGAAGAGGCCGAGATGACCCCGAGAGATTCCGTGATGGCGCCGCCCGCCGACGAGGTGCGCGCCGAGCTGCTGCGGCAGCGGCTGGCCGGAGGAGGGCGGCGCGCGCGGGCGGTCATCGAGCCGGCCGATCGCACGGGCGCGCTGCCGCTCTCGTTCGGCCAGGAACAGATGTGGTTCCTCAGCCGGCTCGACCCGGGCAGCACCGAGTACCTGGTCCCGGTCTCGTTCCGGCTGCGCGGACCGCTGGACGCGGTCGCGCTCGGGCGGGCCTGGGACGCGATGGTCGAGCGGCACGAGATCCTGCGCACCCGGCACGTGCTGAACGGCACGGAGCCCGAGCAGGTCGTCGACCCGGCCCGGCCGGGCACGCTCGCCGTCGCCGAGGCGGACGGGACGCGGGCCCGCGAGGTGGTGGAGGACGCGTGCGCGCACGCCTTCGACCTGGCGCGCGACTGGCCGACGCGGGCCCTGCTGATCCGGATCGCGGACGACGACCACGTGCTGCTGCTGGTCTCCCACCACATAGCCTGCGACGCCTGGTCGACCGGCATCCTGATCTCCGAACTGGCGACCGCCTACGCGGCCTTCGCCGAGGGCCGCGCGCTGCCGCTGCCCGCGCCCGCTCTCCAGTACGCCGACTTCGCCGCCTGGCAGCGGGGGCAGGCGTCCGGTGAGCGGTTCGCCGGGCAGCTCGCCTACTGGAAGTCCCACCTGACCGGCACCGAGCCGCTGGAGCTGCCCTCCGACCGGCCGCGTCCGGCGGTGCGCGGCCACCGGGGAGACGAGGTCGGCCTGGACTTCCCCGAGGGGCTGGCCGAGCGGGTCAGGGCCGTCGCCGACGAGCGCGGCACCACGGTGTTCACCGTGCTGCTCGCCGCCTACCAGGTGCTGCTCGGCCGCTACACCGGCCGCCGGGACGTGGCGGTCGGCACCGTGGTCTCCGGACGCACCCGCCCCGAATTGCAGGGCATGCTCGGCTACGGCGTCAACACCCTGGTGCTGAAGACGGACTGGGCCGCCGACGACTCCTTCGCCGGCCTGGTCGACCGGGCCAAGCGCACCAGCCTGGACGCGTACGACCACCAGGCCGTCCCCTTCGCCCGGGTCGTCGCCGAGGTCGAGCCCGAGCGCGACCTCTCCCGCACCCCGCTGTACCAGGCCGTGTTCACCCTGCACGAGGGCGGCGGCGCCCGCTTCGAGCTGCCCGGCGTCGCGGCCGAGCCCTTCCTCGCCGACGGCGGCGTGGCCCGCTGCGACCTCGAACTCCAGGTGCGCGACTCCCGCGAGGGCGGCTTCGCCGGCCGGCTGATCTATGCCACCGACCTGTTCGACCGCGACACCGCCGCCCGGATGGGCCGCCACCTGGTCCGGCTGCTGGACGAACTCACCTCCGCCCCCCATCGTCCGCTGTCCGCCGTGGAGATCCTGGACGACACCGAACGGGACCGGTTCCTGGCGGCCGGCCGGGGAGCGCCCGCCGCTCCCTACCGCTCCGTGCCGGAACGGTTCACCGAGCGGGCCGCGGCCACTCCGGACGCCCCCGCCGTCACCGGCGCGGGCGGCACCGTGTCCTTCCGGGACCTGGACGACCGCGCCGGAATCCTCGCCGGCCGGCTGGCCCGCCGCTCGGTGGCGGCGGAGTCGGTCGTCGGCGTGCTGCTCGACCGCGGCCCCGACCTGCTCGCGGCCCTGCTCGGCACCTGGCGCGCGGGCGGCGGTTACGTACCGCTGGACCCGGACTTCCCGCCGGAGCGCTGGGCCGCCCTGCTCGCCGACGCGGGCGCCGGGGTCGCCGTCACCGACCGGGCCCGGGCCGGCCGCCTCGCCGAGGTCTTCGACGGCGAGATCGTCGTCGTGGACGAGGCCGATCCCGACGACGCCCCCGGCCCCCGCGTGCTGCCCGACCCGGACGCGCTGGCGTACATCATCCACACCTCCGGTTCGACCGGCCGGCCCAAGGGCGTGCAGATCTCGCACGCGTCGCTGGCCGTCCATCTCGACTGGGTGCTGGCCGAGTACATCGGCGACGCCCGGGGAAACGGCGCCCCGCTGTTCTCCACGGTCGCCTCCGACGTCGTCGTCCCGGTGCTGTTCGGCCCGCTGCTCGCGGGACTGCCGGTGCACATGCTCCCGCAGGACCTCGACCTCGCCGACCTCGGCGCCCTGCTGACCCGGGACGCGCCGTACGCGTTCGTCAAGCTCACCCCCGGCCACCTGGAACTGCTGGGCCACCAGCTCCCCGACGCCGGCGTCGACGGCCTCGCGCACGTGGTCGTCACCGGCGGCGACGCCCTGCTCGGCCCGACCGCGGAGCGCTGGGACACGCTGCTGGGCACGGGCCGCCTGATCAACGAGTACGGTCCCACCGAGATCACCGTCGGCAACTCCGCGCACGCGGTGACCGGCGCCCAGCGCGAGGTCGTCCCGATCGGGCTGCCCATCCCCGGCACCACCATGTACGTGCTCGACGAGAGCCTCTCCCCCGTCCCGCCCGGAGTGGTCGGCGAGGTCTGCGTCGGCGGCACCGGGGTGGCCCGGGGCTACGCGGGACGGCCGGCGGCGACCGCCGGGAAGTTCCTGCCCGACCCCTTCGGCAAGCCCGGCTCCCGGCTGTACCGCACCGGCGACCTCGGCCGGCTCCTGCCGGACGGCACCGTCGAGTTCGCCGGTCGCGCCGACCGCCAGCTGAAGATCCGCGGGTACCGGGTCGAACCCGCCGAGGTCGAGGCCGCGCTGGCCGCACACCCGTCGGTCACCGAGGCGCGGGTGCTCGCCGTGGACGGCAGGCTCGCCGCGTACTACGTCCCCGAGGGCGCCGGGGCGGAGCCGGACGCGCTGCGCGACCGGCTGGCGCTGAGCCTGCCCGAGCACATGATCCCCGGCACGTTCACGGCGCTGGAGCGGATCCCGCTCACCCCGGTCGGCAAGCTGGACGTGGCGGCGCTGCCCGCACCGGGCCCGGCGCCGGACGTGGCGAGGACGGCCCCGCGCACAGCGCTGGAGGAGCGGGTCGCCGCCGTCTGGGCGCAGGTCCTGCCGGTCGGCGAGGTCGGCGTGCACGACAGCTTCTTCGACCTCGGCGGCGACTCCATCCGGGCGGTCGCGCTGGTCGGCGCGTTGCGGGAGGCGGGCCTGGACGTGTCGGTCCGGGACGTGTTCGCCCACCACAGCGTCGCCGCGCTGTGCGAGCTGCTGGCGGCCCGCCCGGCGCTGGCCGGGCGGGACCGGGGCGTGGCTCCGTTCGCGCTGATCGGCGAGGAGGACCGGGCGCGGCTGCCCGAGGGCGCCGCCGACGCGTATCCGCTGTCGCAGAACCAGATCGGCATGCTCGTCGAGATGCTCGCCGACGAGCAGAACAGCTACCACAACGTCACCTCGTTCCGGATCAAGGACCCCAAGCCGTTCTCGCTCGCGGCCTGGCGGGAGGCGGCCCGGATCGCGGTGGCGCGCCACGAGATCCTGCGCACCTCGCTGCACCTGTCCGGCTACTCGGTGCCGATGCAGGTCGTGCACGCCGAGGCGGTGATGCCGGTCGGCATGGAGGTGCTGGGCCCGCTCGGGGACGAGGAGGTGCAGCGCGTGCTCGCCGACTACGCGGCCCGCGACCGCGCGAACCTGTTCGACCTGGGCACGCCCACCCTGATGCGCGTCTTCGTCCACGTGACCGACGACGGCGGCTACTGGCTGTCGGTCACCGAGTGCCACCCGATCCTGGAGGGCTGGGGCCACCACACGCTGATCATGGAGCTGCTCGGGCTGTACGACCGGCTCCGCGACGGCCTGGAACCGGAGCCGTTCGAGCGGCCGGCCGTCCGGTTCGCGGACTTCGTCGCGGCCGAACTGGCCTCCGTGGACTCGGCCGACGACCGCGCCTACTGGAAGGGGGTCACCGGTGGCCGCGCGCCGATGCGGGTGCCGGCGGGCTGGGGCGACCCGTCGCTGCCGGCCGGCTCCCGGTACCTGGTCCGCCGTACCCCCTGGTCCCACCTGGAGGACGGGCTGCGCGCGCTCGCCTCGGCGGCCGACGCCTCGCTCAAGAGCGTGATGGTCGCCGCCTACACCAAGGTGATGAGCCAGCTCACCGACGAGGCGGCCTTCCACACCGGGCTGATCTGCGACGCCCGCCCGGAGACGGCCGGCGCCGACCGGGTCTACGGCATGTACCTCAACACCCTGCCGTTCCCCGTCGACCGGTCCGCGGCGACCTGGCGCGACCTGGTCCGCCGTACCTTCGAGCGGGAGGTGGAGCTCTGGCCGCACCGCCGGTTCCCGCTCGCGGAGATCCAGCGGGACGTGCCCGGCCGCCAGCGCCTGGTCAACGTGTACTTCAACTACCAGGACTTCCGGCAGGTCGACACCGATCTGATCGACATGGCCGGGACCGACGACAGCCCGACCGAGTTCCCGCTGACCGTGTCCTCCCGGGCGGGTCACATCTGGGTGACCGCCGACCCGCGCTTCGTGGACGAGCGGGGCGCCGACCGGGTCGCCGGGATGTTCCGCGCGGTGCTGGAGTCGATGGCCGCCGGCCCGGACGGCGACGCGCGGGCCATCCGGCTGCCCGAGGGCGAGCGCGAACAGCTCGCCGCGTGGACCGCGAACGTCCGCACCCCGCTCACCCTGGACGTGCCCGCGGCGGTCGCCGCGTTCGCGCGCGAGACCCCGGACGCGCCCGCGCTGACCGATGCCGCGGGCACGCTCGACTACCGGCGGCTCCAGGAGCGTTCGGGCCGGCTGGCCCGCCGGTTGACCGCCGCGGGCGTCGGCCCGGACACCGTCGTGGGGCTGTGCATGGACCGCTCCGCCGAGCTGGTCGTCGCGGTGCTGGCGGTGCTGAGGGCGGGCGCCGCCTATCTGCCGCTCGACACGGAGCTGCCGGCGGACCGCCTCGCCTACATGCTCGCCGACGCCGGTGCGCGCCGGCTGGTGACCGGACCCGGCGCCCCGGACGGCCTGAGCGCCGACACCGTGCTGACACTGGACGGCCCGGACCCCGGCAGCGCGCCGGCCGGTCCCCCGGCGGACCCGGAGAACCTGGCCTACGTCATCTACACCTCCGGTTCCACCGGCCTGCCCAAGGGCGTGCTGGTGCACCGGCGCGGCATGGGCAACCACCTGCTCGCCAAGGTGGAGGACCTCGGGCTGACCGCCGCCGACACGATCGTGCAGAACGCCTCGCAGGGCTTCGACATCTCCGTGTGGCAGATGCTCGCGGCCCTGGTCACGGGAGGCCGGACCCGGGTGGCCGACCGCTCGGTGGCGCTCGACCCGAAGGCGCTGTTCGGCCTGGTCGACGCCGAGTCGGTGACCGTGCTGGAGGTCGTCCCGTCGCTGCTGCGCGCCGCCCTGGACCTGTGGGACCTCGGCACCGGGGCGCCCCGGCTCTCGACGCTGCGCCGGCTGGTGGTCACCGGTGAGGAGCTGCCGCCGGAGCTGTGCGCGCGCTGGTTCAGGCGCTTCCCCGGCATCCCGCTGGTGAACGCCTACGGCCCCACCGAGTGCTCCGACGACATCACCCACGCCGTCCTGACGCCCGAGAGCGCGCCGGCGCAGCGGGTGCCCATCGGCACGGTGGTCCGCAACACCGAGCTGTACGTCCTCGACGAGGAACTGCGCCTGGTCCCGGCGGGGGTGGCGGGCGAGCTGTACGCGGGCGGCACCGGGGTCGCCCGGGGCTACGGCGGCCGGCCCGCGCTGACCGCCGAGCGCTTCGTCCCCGACCCGTTCGGCGGACGGCCCGGCGACCGGCTCTACCGCACCGGCGACCTGGCCCGCTGGCGGGCCGACGGCAACCTGGAGTACCTGGGCCGGGTCGACGACCAGGTCAAGATCCGCGGGCACCGGGTGGAGCTGGGCGAGATCGAGGCCGCGCTCACCGCGACCGGGCTGGTGCGGCAGGCCGTGGTGGCGGTCCGGGGCGGACAGCCGGTGGGGTACGTGGTGGCCGAGGAGGCCGATCCCGCGGCGCTGCGGGCCGCGCTGGCCCCCACCCTGCCCGACTACATGATCCCGGCCGCGTTCGTCACGCTGGAGCGGATCCCGCTCACCCCGAACGGGAAGGTGGACCGCAAGGCGCTGCCGGAGCCCGGCTCCTCGGCGTTCGCGCGGGCCGCCCACGTCGAACCCCGCACCGGCCTGGAACGCCGGGTGGCGGCGGCCTGGCTCGACGCGCTGCCGGTGGACCGGGTGGGGGTGGAGAACGCCTTCTTCGACCTCGGCGGCGACTCGATCCGGGCGGTCACCGTGGCGGGCGTGCTGCGCGCCGAGGGCCTGGACGTGACCGTCCGCGACATCTTCCAGCTGCGGACCGTCGCCGCGCTGTGCGCGGTGGTCGGCGAACGGCCGCTGCTCGACGCGGCGGCCCAGCAGGTCGTGGCGCCGTTCGCGCTGGTGCCCGAGGAGGACCGGCCGCTGCTGCCCGGCGGGCTCGCCGACGCCTATCCGCTGGCGCAGAACCAGATCGGCATGGCCGTGGAGATGCTGTCCGGCGACGGCCGCGACAGCTACCACGACGTCACCTCGTTCCGGATCAAGGACGAGCGGCCGTTCGAGCCCGAGGCGTTCCGCCGGGCCGTGGACGAACTGACGGCGCGGCACGAGATGCTGCGGACCTCGATGCACCTGTCCGGGTACTCCGTGCCGATGCAGCTCGTGCACGACCACGCGCGCATCCCGGTCGAGGTCCGCGACCTCAGGGACGGCACCCCGGCCGGCGTGGCGGCGGCCGTGCGCGCGATGGCCGGGCAGGGTGATCTGTTCGACCTGGCGCGGGCGCCGCTGATGCGGATGACCGTGCTGCTGGAACCGGACGGCCACTGGACGGTCGTCTTCACCCAGGCGCACCTGATCACCGAGGGCTGGACCTACCACCAGCTGCTGATGGAGCTGGTCACCTGCTACCGCCGGCTCAGGGACGGGCTGGAGCCGGAACCGCACCGGCCTCCGGCCGTCCGGTTCGCCGACTTCGTCGCCGAGGAGCTGGCCTCGCTCGCCTCCGGGGAGGACCGCGCGTACTGGGAGGGCGTCCTGGCGGGCAGGGTCCCCTTCGCCTTCCCTGACAGCTGGGGAGGCGGCGGCGCGCGGCCGGCCGACACCACCGACGTCGTCGTGGGCCTCGCCGATCTCCAGCCCGCGCTGCGCGACCTCGCCACGCGGGCCGAGGCCTCCGTCAAGAGCGTGCTGCTGGCCGCGTTCGTCAAGGTCATGGGGGCGCTCACCGAGGAGCGCGACGTCCATGTGGGGCTGGTCTGCGACACCCGGCCGGAGCGGATCGGCGCCGACCGGGTGCACGGGATGTACCTGAACACGGTGCCGTTCCCGGTGGACCGTACGGCGGCGACCTGGCGGGAGCTGGTGCGCTCGGTGTTCCGGAGCGAGGTCGGGCTCTGGCCGCACCGCCGCTATCCGATGTCGGCGCTCCAGCGCGGCTGGAGCCCGGGCCGGCTGGTCGACACCATCTTCAACTTCGTGGACTTCCACCAGGTGGACACCGAGCTGGTCGATGTCGCGGCCGGCCGGGGCGGCAGCCTGCGGACCGAGTTCGGGCTCAATGTCATCGCCCGGCCGGACCGGCTGGGCCTCAGCCACGACCCGCGTGCCGTGTCCCGGCCCGAGGCCGAGCGCGTCGGGCGGATGCTGCGCGCGGTGCTGGAGGCCATGGCCCACGACCCGGAGGGCGACGCCCGCGGTCCCGTGCTGCCCGGCCCGGCGGCCCGGCCGGAGCCGGCCGCGCCGGTCCGGGCCCGGCTGCACGAGCTGGTCCAGCAGCAGGCGGCCCGCGTTCCGCACCGGCCCGCCGTGGTGTCCGGGACGGTCAGCCTGTCGTACGCGGTCCTCGACCAACGGGCGAACGCGCTGGCCGAGCGGCTGGCCGGGCGCGGGGTCCGCCCGGGCGACCGGGTCGGCGTGCATGTCGAGCGCTCCGCCGACCTCGTCGTGGCGCTGCTGGGCGTGCTCAAGTGCGGCGCCGCGTATCTGCCGCTCGACCCGGCCCTGCCGGCCGGCCGGCTCACCGGGTACGCGGCGGACGCGGGCGCCCGGATCGCGGTGACCGGACCCGGGCTCGCCCTGCCGGGACTCGATGCCGTGTCCCCGGCGGGGAGCGGACGACCGGTGGCCGCGCCGGAGCCGGCCGGAGACCTGGCGTACGTGATCCACACCTCCGGTTCGACGGGACGGCCCAAGGGGGTCGCGGTCACCCACGCCCAGGCGGCCTCGGTCGTCCTGGCCGCGCTGGAGCGGATCGGCATGGCCGAGGGCGAGGTGTGGGCGCTGACCCACTCCCCGGCGTTCGACGTGTCGGTGTTCGAGATCTTCGGCGCGCTGCTCTCGGGCGGGACGCTGGTCGTCCCCGACCGGGAGACCGCCCGCTCGCCGCGCGAACTGCTCGGTCTGGTCGACGCACACGGCGTGACCGTGCTGTGCCAGACGCCGACGGCCTTCCGGGGCCTGACGGAGCTGGTCGCGGGCGGCGCCGACCCGGGGCTGCGGGCGGTGGTGCTGGCCGGGGAGAAGGTGCGCTTCGGTGAACTGGCCCCGTGGGCCGGGCGGCTGGCGCGTACGGTCCTGGTCAACATGTACGGCCCGACGGAGACCGCCATCTACGCGACGGCGCACCGGATCACCGCCGGGGACATCGCCGGGGCCGGCCGGAGCGTGATCGGCCGGCCGCTGCCGGGCGTGCACGCCGAGCCGCTGGACGCGGCGGGGCACCCGGTCCCGGACGGGGTGCCGGGCGAGCTGTACCTCGGCGGCGCGGGCGTCGCCGTCGGCTACCTCGGCGATGCCACGGCCACGGCCGAGCGGTTCGTGCCCGACCCGGCGGGCGGACCGGGCGCCCGCCGGTTCCGCACCGGCGACCGGGTCCGCCGGCTGGCCGACGGCTCCCTGGAGTTCCTGGGCCGGCTCGACGACCAGCTGAAGATCCGCGGCCACCGGGTGGAGCCCGGCGAGGTCCGCGCCGCCCTCCTGGCCACCGGTCTGGTCACCGAGGCGGCCGTGGCGGCGGTCGGCGGCGAGCTGGTGGCCTATGCGGTCGCGGGAGCCGCCGGCCCGGCCGAGCTGCGCGGGGCGCTGGCCCGGGTCCTGCCCGAGCCGATGATCCCGGTCGCGTTCGTGCTGCTGGACGCCCTGCCCCGGACGGTCGCCGGCAAGACCGAGCTGCGCGGGCTGCCGGCGCCGGGGCCGGAGGCGTACGTCCGGGCCGAACCGGTCGCGCCCCGGACTCCGCTGGAGGAGCGGGTCGTCGCCGTCTGGCGGTCCGTCCTGCCGGTGGACGAGTTCGGTGTCGAGGACGACTTCTTCGACCTCGGCGGCGACTCCGTCCGCGCCTTCCGGGCGACCGAGGCGCTGCGCCGCGAGGGCGTGAGCGTCTCGGTGCGGGAGGTGTTCGAGTACCGCACGGCGGCCAGACTCTGCACCGCCCTGGCGTAGCGCTCCGCGGGCCCGCGGGTCCACCGGCGAAGGCTCTCCTCCCCGACCGGGGAGGAGAGCCTTCTTCATGAACGGACACCGGCCAACGGCCCCTCGCGTACGGAGTCCTAGCCGACGAGCCTCCTCCCGGTCCGTGATCACGATCAGGCTCGGCCCGGGCGCTGCCGAAACCCTGTGGAGCCCGCCCGCGTGGAGTGGAATGCTCTTGGGTCGACCACTGAAGGAAGGGAAGGTCGCGAAGGTGTACGTCCCGTCATCCGCACGAGTACTCGATGACGACGAGCGTGAACTCGTGGAACTGGCACGCCGGACCATAGACGCGCATACCGACGCCGGGCCCGACGAGGACGGGATCCACACGATGGGCGCCGCGGTCATGGCAGCCGATTACCGGATGTTCGCCGGCGTGAACCTCTATCACTTCACCGGCGGGCCCTGCGCCGAACTCGTGGCTCTGGGAGCCGCGCGAGCCCAGGGCGCCCGCCAGATGCGCTGCATCGTCGCCGTGGGAAACCACGGGCGCGGGGTCGTCGGCCCGTGCGGGCGCGATCGGCAGGTCTTCCTGGACTACTACCCCGCCATGCGCGTCATCGTGCCCACCCCCGCGGGGCTCAGGTCCGTGCTCGCCGCCGACCTGATGCCGCTGGCCCAGCAGTGGACCCCGGAGTCGGGCATGAACGGTCTCGACCCATCGCTCTACCAGGACCCCGAGGCGGCCGGTCCTCCGATCATCCGCTTCAACCCCCGCTACCTCGACGTCGTCCGCTCCGGCGCCAAGTCCAGGACCACCCGCTTCCGGGACCCGGCGCGGCCCGGCCCGGCACGGCTGGTGTTCGAGAGCGACCCCGAAGTCGTCCTGCCGGCGGAGGTGACCGGTATCCGGCACTGCCTGGTCGGCGAACTCACCGACCAGGACGCCCGAGCCGAGGGACTGTCGACCGCGGCCGAACTCCAGGAAGCCCTCAAGGGCCACTACCCGGATCTGGCGGGCACCGACGAAGTCGACGTCATCACCTTCCGGGTCGACGACGAGACGGGCGCCGCCTGACCCGCCGGTGAGGACGCGGGCGCCGGTCGGGGGCCGGCATGGCTGTGCCCAGCGGCCGGGGCTTCCCGGCCCGGAAAGCGGGTGGGGAGCCTCGGCCGCTGGGCGGTGAGGGCTGGGTCAGGGGTTGCGGATCGCCGGGCTGGCGGCGGCCGCGACGGTGCACAGGAGCATGGCCGCGGCGACCCCGAGCAGGACCGTCGCCGTGCTGAAGGCGGCCAGCAGGAAGCCCGCGGCCAGCGCGCCCACGGAGTTGGCGCCCCAGGAGGCCAGCATGACCGCGCTCATCGCCTTGCCGTGGATCTCGTCGGGGACCAGGTGCGCCATGTAGGCCCCGGCGCCGACGTTGAGCGCGGCGCCCGTGAACGACATCGCCGCGTACAGCGCGAGCAGGGCCCAGTACTGCGTGGTCAGGGCCACCACGGGGACCAGGACCGTCCAGCTCACCAGGGTGCCGAGCAGGATGTTCGGCAGCCTGATCCCGGTCAGCAGTTTGGCGGCCGACAGCGCGCCGGCCACCCCGCCGAGACCGGAGACCAGCCCGATCAGCCCGACCTGGGCCGCCGAGCCGCCGTGCTCCCGGATGACCACGAGCGGGGCCATGTTGACGATCTGGAACAGCAGGTTGGTGACCGCCACGACGCCGATCGCCGCGCGCAGGAACCGCTGTCCCCACAGCCAGGACAGGCCCTGGCGCACCTCCGCCTTCCAGTCCCGCTCGCCCGGTCCGCGTTCCTCCTGGAACGGCGCCTTGACCAGGCTGAGGTTGACCAGGGACAGCAGGTGCCCGGCCGCCACCACCCCGAACGGCAGCCAGCTCGCGACGGAGAACGCGGCGCCGCCGACCGGCTGGCCGAGCAGTCCCGCCGCCCGTCCCCGCGCCTCGTTCTGGGCCAGCGCGGAGGACAGCCGGTCGGGATGCACCACGTTGCGGACCGCGGTGCGCTCGGCCAGTTGGTAGAAGATCGTCGCCGCGCCGTCCACGAAGGCGACCGCGAGGACGTGCGGCAGCCAGACCCGGCCGGCCAGCACCACCGCCACCACGCTGGCCATCGCCGCCAGCCCGATCACGTTGCAGATCAGCATGAGCCGGCGCCGGTCCCAGCGGTCCACCAGCACACCGGCGGGCAGCTGGAGCACCAGCATGGGCAGCAGCCCGGCAAACGCGACCAGTCCGGCGTCGGCGGCGGTGCCGTTGCCCCACAGGATGAGCAGCGGATAGGCGATCACCCCGGTGCGGGCGCCGAGCTGGGTGGCGCCCGCACCGGTCCACAGCAGCAGGAAGTCCCGGTTGCGCCGCAACGGCGGCGGCGCGCCGGCC comes from Streptomyces sp. SCL15-4 and encodes:
- a CDS encoding ASCH domain-containing protein → MELARRTIDAHTDAGPDEDGIHTMGAAVMAADYRMFAGVNLYHFTGGPCAELVALGAARAQGARQMRCIVAVGNHGRGVVGPCGRDRQVFLDYYPAMRVIVPTPAGLRSVLAADLMPLAQQWTPESGMNGLDPSLYQDPEAAGPPIIRFNPRYLDVVRSGAKSRTTRFRDPARPGPARLVFESDPEVVLPAEVTGIRHCLVGELTDQDARAEGLSTAAELQEALKGHYPDLAGTDEVDVITFRVDDETGAA
- a CDS encoding non-ribosomal peptide synthetase, with the translated sequence MTPRDSVMAPPADEVRAELLRQRLAGGGRRARAVIEPADRTGALPLSFGQEQMWFLSRLDPGSTEYLVPVSFRLRGPLDAVALGRAWDAMVERHEILRTRHVLNGTEPEQVVDPARPGTLAVAEADGTRAREVVEDACAHAFDLARDWPTRALLIRIADDDHVLLLVSHHIACDAWSTGILISELATAYAAFAEGRALPLPAPALQYADFAAWQRGQASGERFAGQLAYWKSHLTGTEPLELPSDRPRPAVRGHRGDEVGLDFPEGLAERVRAVADERGTTVFTVLLAAYQVLLGRYTGRRDVAVGTVVSGRTRPELQGMLGYGVNTLVLKTDWAADDSFAGLVDRAKRTSLDAYDHQAVPFARVVAEVEPERDLSRTPLYQAVFTLHEGGGARFELPGVAAEPFLADGGVARCDLELQVRDSREGGFAGRLIYATDLFDRDTAARMGRHLVRLLDELTSAPHRPLSAVEILDDTERDRFLAAGRGAPAAPYRSVPERFTERAAATPDAPAVTGAGGTVSFRDLDDRAGILAGRLARRSVAAESVVGVLLDRGPDLLAALLGTWRAGGGYVPLDPDFPPERWAALLADAGAGVAVTDRARAGRLAEVFDGEIVVVDEADPDDAPGPRVLPDPDALAYIIHTSGSTGRPKGVQISHASLAVHLDWVLAEYIGDARGNGAPLFSTVASDVVVPVLFGPLLAGLPVHMLPQDLDLADLGALLTRDAPYAFVKLTPGHLELLGHQLPDAGVDGLAHVVVTGGDALLGPTAERWDTLLGTGRLINEYGPTEITVGNSAHAVTGAQREVVPIGLPIPGTTMYVLDESLSPVPPGVVGEVCVGGTGVARGYAGRPAATAGKFLPDPFGKPGSRLYRTGDLGRLLPDGTVEFAGRADRQLKIRGYRVEPAEVEAALAAHPSVTEARVLAVDGRLAAYYVPEGAGAEPDALRDRLALSLPEHMIPGTFTALERIPLTPVGKLDVAALPAPGPAPDVARTAPRTALEERVAAVWAQVLPVGEVGVHDSFFDLGGDSIRAVALVGALREAGLDVSVRDVFAHHSVAALCELLAARPALAGRDRGVAPFALIGEEDRARLPEGAADAYPLSQNQIGMLVEMLADEQNSYHNVTSFRIKDPKPFSLAAWREAARIAVARHEILRTSLHLSGYSVPMQVVHAEAVMPVGMEVLGPLGDEEVQRVLADYAARDRANLFDLGTPTLMRVFVHVTDDGGYWLSVTECHPILEGWGHHTLIMELLGLYDRLRDGLEPEPFERPAVRFADFVAAELASVDSADDRAYWKGVTGGRAPMRVPAGWGDPSLPAGSRYLVRRTPWSHLEDGLRALASAADASLKSVMVAAYTKVMSQLTDEAAFHTGLICDARPETAGADRVYGMYLNTLPFPVDRSAATWRDLVRRTFEREVELWPHRRFPLAEIQRDVPGRQRLVNVYFNYQDFRQVDTDLIDMAGTDDSPTEFPLTVSSRAGHIWVTADPRFVDERGADRVAGMFRAVLESMAAGPDGDARAIRLPEGEREQLAAWTANVRTPLTLDVPAAVAAFARETPDAPALTDAAGTLDYRRLQERSGRLARRLTAAGVGPDTVVGLCMDRSAELVVAVLAVLRAGAAYLPLDTELPADRLAYMLADAGARRLVTGPGAPDGLSADTVLTLDGPDPGSAPAGPPADPENLAYVIYTSGSTGLPKGVLVHRRGMGNHLLAKVEDLGLTAADTIVQNASQGFDISVWQMLAALVTGGRTRVADRSVALDPKALFGLVDAESVTVLEVVPSLLRAALDLWDLGTGAPRLSTLRRLVVTGEELPPELCARWFRRFPGIPLVNAYGPTECSDDITHAVLTPESAPAQRVPIGTVVRNTELYVLDEELRLVPAGVAGELYAGGTGVARGYGGRPALTAERFVPDPFGGRPGDRLYRTGDLARWRADGNLEYLGRVDDQVKIRGHRVELGEIEAALTATGLVRQAVVAVRGGQPVGYVVAEEADPAALRAALAPTLPDYMIPAAFVTLERIPLTPNGKVDRKALPEPGSSAFARAAHVEPRTGLERRVAAAWLDALPVDRVGVENAFFDLGGDSIRAVTVAGVLRAEGLDVTVRDIFQLRTVAALCAVVGERPLLDAAAQQVVAPFALVPEEDRPLLPGGLADAYPLAQNQIGMAVEMLSGDGRDSYHDVTSFRIKDERPFEPEAFRRAVDELTARHEMLRTSMHLSGYSVPMQLVHDHARIPVEVRDLRDGTPAGVAAAVRAMAGQGDLFDLARAPLMRMTVLLEPDGHWTVVFTQAHLITEGWTYHQLLMELVTCYRRLRDGLEPEPHRPPAVRFADFVAEELASLASGEDRAYWEGVLAGRVPFAFPDSWGGGGARPADTTDVVVGLADLQPALRDLATRAEASVKSVLLAAFVKVMGALTEERDVHVGLVCDTRPERIGADRVHGMYLNTVPFPVDRTAATWRELVRSVFRSEVGLWPHRRYPMSALQRGWSPGRLVDTIFNFVDFHQVDTELVDVAAGRGGSLRTEFGLNVIARPDRLGLSHDPRAVSRPEAERVGRMLRAVLEAMAHDPEGDARGPVLPGPAARPEPAAPVRARLHELVQQQAARVPHRPAVVSGTVSLSYAVLDQRANALAERLAGRGVRPGDRVGVHVERSADLVVALLGVLKCGAAYLPLDPALPAGRLTGYAADAGARIAVTGPGLALPGLDAVSPAGSGRPVAAPEPAGDLAYVIHTSGSTGRPKGVAVTHAQAASVVLAALERIGMAEGEVWALTHSPAFDVSVFEIFGALLSGGTLVVPDRETARSPRELLGLVDAHGVTVLCQTPTAFRGLTELVAGGADPGLRAVVLAGEKVRFGELAPWAGRLARTVLVNMYGPTETAIYATAHRITAGDIAGAGRSVIGRPLPGVHAEPLDAAGHPVPDGVPGELYLGGAGVAVGYLGDATATAERFVPDPAGGPGARRFRTGDRVRRLADGSLEFLGRLDDQLKIRGHRVEPGEVRAALLATGLVTEAAVAAVGGELVAYAVAGAAGPAELRGALARVLPEPMIPVAFVLLDALPRTVAGKTELRGLPAPGPEAYVRAEPVAPRTPLEERVVAVWRSVLPVDEFGVEDDFFDLGGDSVRAFRATEALRREGVSVSVREVFEYRTAARLCTALA